The sequence below is a genomic window from Oscillospiraceae bacterium.
GCCCTTCTGCATCCTGCTGGGGGCCTGGGAGGGGGCGGCCTGGCTCCTCGCCCTGGCGGGCCGGACGCTGGACGGCCTCTTCCTCCCCCTGGATCTGCTGATTGCGGTGATCTCCCTCTACTTCCACTTCCAGCTCCTCACCGACGTGGCCCTGCTGGCGGAGGACGGCGGGGAGGGCTCCCACTGGGCCCGCCGCCTGCGTATTTGGCGCAACGTAAACGCCGTGCTGTCCACCGCCCTCTCCCTCGTCCTGCTGCTGCAGCGCGGAAGTCCCCTGCCCCTCACCCTCCTGCTGGGGTTCGCCGGCTTGGTGACGGTATTTTATCTCATGTACTGCCTCTTCTCCCTGCGCAGGCGCTACCTCTCCATGGAAGAGGAAGAGCCGCCGGCCCCATAGGCCGGCGGCTCCCGCTTATTCCCCCTCCACGTGGCTCTTCACCCGCTGGATGATCATGTCCAGGGCCACCACGTTGTAGCCCCCCTCCAGCACGATGATGTCCGAGCAGCGCTTGGAGGGCTCCACGAACTGCTCGTGCATGGGCTTGACCGTGGTCAGGTACTGGTCCACCACCGAGTCCAGCGACCGGCCCCGCTCCTTCACGTCCCGGGTGATACGCCGCAGGATGCGCACATCCGCGTCGGTATCCACGAAAATCTTGATGTCCATCAGATCCCGCAGGCGCTTGTTCTCAAAAATGAGGATGCCCTCCACGATAACCACCTTGGTGGGCTGAATCTCCACCGTCGCCTCCGCCCGGTCGTGCACCGTGTAGTCGTAGGTGGGACAGTGGATGGTCTCCCCCCGGCGCAGGGCCTCGATGTCCCGGATCATCCGGTCGGTCTCGAAGGCGTCCGGGTGGTCGTAGTTGAGCTTGGCCCGCTCCTCGTAGGGCATGTCGCTGTGGCTCTTGTAGTAGTTGTCGTGGTAGATGACGCTCACGTCGCCCCCAAAGCGCTCCTTGAGCCGGCGGGTCAGGGTGGTCTTGCCCGAGCCCGTCCCCCCCGCGATGCCGATGATCATAATATCCATTTGCGCCGCCCCCTGTCCGTTTTCTCCAGTATAGCGCAAAGCACGCCCGGAGGCAATGCCTCCGGGCGTTTCTGTGGACGCTTTAGCCCCCGTGGGCCTGACGAGGGCTTCACAAACCGCCATGCAAAAATCCCGGAGACATTTGAAATGTCTCCGGGATTTTAGAGGAGCTGGGCGGCACGGGCCGCTGCTTCCCCTGCTTACTTCAGGTTGAAGAACGCATCCTTCCCCAGGTACTGCGCCACGTCGCCCCGCGCCCCGGCCGGCTTTCACCCGCCGGGGAACCCCCAGCTAATTTTATCTGCTCGGGCGGAGTGAATCCGCCCGGCATCGAGGTTTTGGCCCGCGGGCCAAAACGCTCGGCGAGGAGCTGGGCGGCACGGGCCGCTGCTTCCCCTGCTTACTTCAGGTTGAAGAACGCATCCTTCCCCAGGTACTGCGCCACGTCGCCCCGCACCCCGGCCGGCTTTCGCCCGCCGGGGAACCCCCAGCTAATTTTATCTGCTCGGGCGGAGTGAATCCGCCCGGCATCGAGGTTTTGGCCCGCGGGCCAAAACGCTCGGCGAGGAGCTGGGCGGCACAGGCCGCTGCTTCCACCCGTTTTACTTCAGGTTAAAGAACGCGTCGCGGCCCAGGTACTGCGCCACGTCGCCCCGCACCCCGGCCGGCTTTCGCCCGCCGGGGAACCCCCAGCTAATTTTATCTGCTCGGGCGGAGTGAATCCGCCCGGCATCGAGGTTTTGGCCCGCGGGCCAAAACGCTCGGCGAGGAGCTGGGCGGCACAGGCCGCTGCTTCCACCCGTTTTACTTCAGGTTAAAGAACGCGTCGCGGCCCAGGTACTGCGCCACGTCGCCCAGCTCCTCCTCAATGCGCAGCAGCTGGTTGTACTTGGCCACGCGGTCGGTGCGGCTGGGGGCGCCGGTCTTGATCTGCCCGGCGTTCACGGCAACGGCGATGTCGGCGATGGTGGCGTCCTCGGTCTCGCCGGAGCGGTGGGACACGATGGCGGTGTAGCCGGCCCGGTTGGCCATCTGGATGGCGTCCAGGGTCTCGGTCAGGGTGCCGATCTGGTTGACCTTGATGAGGATGGAGTTGGCCACCTTCTTCTCAATGCCGGTGGATAGGCGCTCGGTGTTGGTGACGAACAGGTCGTCGCCCACCAGCTGCACCTTGTCGCCGATGGCCTTGGTGAGCATGGCCCAGCCCTCCCAGTCGGTCTCGGCCATGCCGTCCTCCAGGGAGATGATGGGGTAGGTGTCGGCGAACTTCTTCCACATGTTCACCAGCTGCTGCTGGGTCATCTTCTTGCCGGACTTGGGCTGGATATAGCACTGCTCCTCCTCGTTCCACCACTCGGAGGAGGCGGCGTCGATGGCGATCATGAAGTCCTCGCCGGGCTTGAAGCCGGCGCGCTCGATGGCGGTGACGATGACCTTCAGCGCGTCCTCGTCCTTCTTCAGGTTGGGGGCGTAGCCGCCCTCGTCGCCCACGCCGGCGGCGGGGGTGCCGTTCTCCTTGAGCACGCTCTTCAGGGTGTGGAAAACCTCGGCGCACATGCGCAGGGCCTCGCGGAAGCAGCAAGCGCCCACGGGCATGACCATGAACTCCTGAATCTCCACGTTGTTGGTGGCGTGGGCGCCGCCGTTGAGGATGTTCATCATGGGCACGGGCAGCACCTTGGCGTTCACGCCGCCGATGTAGTTGTACAGAGAGGTGCCCAGGCTCTCGGCGGCCGCCTTGGCGCAGGCCAGGGAGGCGCCCAGGATGGCGTTGGCGCCCAGCTTGGTCTTGTTGGGGGTGCCGTCCAGGTCGATGAGGGTCTTGTCGATGGAGGTCTGGTCCAGCACGTTCATGCCCACCAGGGCCTCGGCGATGTCGGTGTTGACGTTCTTCACGGCGGTCAGCACGCCCTTGCCCAGATAGCGGCTCTTGTCGCCGTCGCGGAGCTCGCAGGCCTCGTAGATGCCGGTGGAAGCGCCGGAGGGAACTGCGGCGCGGCCCACGGTGCCGTCCTCCAGGTAGACCTCCACCTCCACGGTGGGGTTGCCGCGGGAATCCAGGATCTCACGGCCGAGAACGTCCACGATCTCAATAATCTGCTTCATAATACAACAGGCTCCTTTCAAATATGCCAGGTCGGATGTTCAATTTATAATTGATAATTGACAATGAAGGAATTCGCCTGCGGCGAATCATTTCAGCGCATACAGCGCCGCCCGATGGGAGCGCCCATTCTCAATTATCCATTATCAATTTTCAATTAACGAGGCCCCGTCCATCTCGCGGGGCTTCTCCAGGCCCATCAGGTCCAGCATGGTGGGCGCGATGTCGGCCAGCCGGCCGTCCCGCAGCGCCACGTTGGCCCCCACAATATAGAAGGGCACCAGATTGGTGGTGTGGGCGGTGTAGGGGGTCACCCCGTCGTCGTCCAGCATCCGCTCGGCGTTGCCGTGGTCGGCGGTGATGAGGCTGACGCCCCCCATGCCGGAGGTGGCCTCCACCACGCGGCCGACGCACTCGTCCACCGTCTCCACCGCCAGGCGGGCGGCCTCGTACACGCCGGTGTGGCCCACCATGTCGCAGTTGGCGAAGTTGAGGATAATCACGTCGTACTCGCCGCTCTCGATGCGCCTGACGGCCTCCTCGGTGACCTCCCGGGCGCTCATGTCGGGCTTGAGGTCATAGGTGGGCACCTTGGGGGAGGGGATCAGGGCCCGCTCCTCGCCGGGGAACACCTTCTCCTGCCCGCCGTTGAAGAAGAACGTCACGTGGGCGTACTTCTCCGTCTCGGCGATGCGCAGCTGGGTCAGGCCCAGGCGGGAGATATACTCGCCGAAGGTGTTGACCAGCTCGTGGTGGGGGAAGGCCACGCTGACGTTGGGCATGGTGGCGTCGTACTCGGTGGTGCATACGAAGTGCACCGGGAAGAAGCCGCGCCTGCGCTCCACGTCGGAGAAGGCGGGATCCACGAAGCAGCGGGTGATCTCCCGGGCCCGGTCAGGCCGGAAGTTGAAGAAGATGACGCTGTCGCCCTGGCTGATTTTGGCGTTTTCCGCGCAGACCACGGGCTCCACGAACTCGTCGGTGACCCCCGCGTCATAGGATTTCTGCACCGCGTCCACCGGGTCGGGGTTGAAGGGGGCGGCGGCGCAGGCCATGGCGTCGTAGGCCCGCTGCACCCGGTCCCAGCGCTTGTCCCGGTCCATGGCGTAGAAGCGGCCCATGACGGTGGCGATCCGCCCCACGCCGATCTCGGCGCACGTTGCGGCCAGGGCGGCCACGAAGTCGCGGCCCGAGGACGGGGGCACGTCCCGCCCGTCCAGGAAGCAGTGGATATACACCTTGTCCAGGCCACGCTCCTTCGCCATCTTCAGCAGGGCGTACAGGTGGGTGTTGTGGCTGTGCACACCGCCGTCGGACAGAAGGCCCATCAAATGCAGCGCGGAGCCCTCCGCCTTGCAGGCATCCATGGCGGCGGTATAGGCCTCGTTCCGGAAGAAGCCGCCGTCGGAAATGTCCTTGCTGATCCGGGGCAGGTCCTGGAACACCACCCGGCCCGCGCCGATGTTGGTGTGGCCCACCTCGGAGTTGCCCATCTGCCCCTCGGGCAGGCCCACGTCCAGCCCGGAGGCGGACAGCTTGCAGCCGGGGCATTCGGCAAAGATTTTGTCCAGGTTGGGGGTGCGGGCGTTTTTGACGGCGTTGCCCTCTGCCTCGTCCCGCAGGCCGAACCCGTCCATGATAATCAGGGTAGTCGGAGTTTTACTCATAGTTTCCCTCGAATCTATTAAGATACCGGGCAAATCAATCCTGGTTGGCGGCGTTTGTCCCCGCGCAATTCCGATTGCGCGGGGGCCCCTTTAATTTCATTTATCACCGGGTGGGACTGAATCCCACTCGGCTCCGCCGCACCCGCGGCGGGGGGCTCGGCCGCCGCGTGGATGGCGCTCAATCCTGGTTGGCGGCGTTTACGATCTGCACGAAGTCGGGGGCCTTCAGGGCCGCGCCGCCGATGAGGCCGCCGTCCACGTCGGGCTGGGAGAGCAGCTCCTTGGCGTTCTTGGCGTTCATGGAGCCGCCGTACTGGATGGTGACGGAGCGGGCCACGCGGGCGCCGTACAGCTTGCGGATGACGGCGCGGATGGCCTCGCAGACCTCGCCGGCCTGGTCGGCGGTGGCGGTCTTGCCGGTGCCGATGGCCCACAGGGGCTCGTAGGCGATGACCACGTGGCGCATCTTCTCGGCGGGCACCCCGGCCAGGGCGGCCTTCACCTGGTAGGAGATCAGGTCCATGGTCACGCCCAGCTCGCGCTGCTCCAGGCTCTCGCCCACACAGACGATGGGGTACAGCCCGGCCTCCAGGGCGGCGTGGACCTTCTTGTTGACGGTGAAGTCGGTCTCGTTGTAGTAGCTGCGGCGCTCGGAGTGGCCGATGATGACGTACTTCACGCCCAGCTCCTTGAGCATCTCGGCGGACACCTCGCCGGTGTAGGCGCCGTTGGCCTCGTAGTGGCAGTTCTCCGCGCCGATGGCCACCCGGCACTCCTTGAACAGGCGCACGGCGGCGGGGATGTTCACGTAGGGCACGCAGAGCACCACCTCGCACCACTTGGGCTTGCCCAGCAGGGGCTTGAGCTCCTCGGCGAAGGCGCGGGTCTCGGAGAGGGTCTTGTTCATCTTCCAGTTGCCGGCGATGATGGTCTTTCTGTAACGGCGGTTCATGACAACCAGTCCTTTCTGTTTTTCCCCACACGGCCCCGGGGCCGTGCGGGGACCCCAAATAATTTTACATCCTCGGGCGGAATGAATCCGCCCTGCGGCAAGGTTTTGGCTGCGGCCAAAACGCTTGGGACGCGCCACTCGGCGCGGCTCGCTGCTGCTCGCGTTGCTGCACGGCAGCGGAAACAATTGATCATGGTGGGCAGCTCCCCGTCCCGCCGCAGCGGAATTATCAATTGTCAATTATCCATTATCAATTATTTATCCAGCAAACACGCCACTCCGGGCAGCTCCTTGCCCTCCATGAACTCCAGGGAGGCGCCGCCGCCGGTGGAGATGTGGGTCATCTTGTCGGCGTAGCCCAGTTGCTGCACGGCCGCGGCGCTGTCGCCGCCGCCGATGATGGTGATGGCCTGGGTCTGGGAGAGGGCCTGGGCCACGGCCTCGGTGCCCGCGGCGAAGGCGGGGAACTCAAACACGCCCATGGGGCCGTTCCAGATCACGGTGCCCGCGTCCTTCACGGCGTCGCAGTAGAGCTTCACGGTCTCGGGCCCGATGTCCAGGCCCTGCCAGCCGTCGGGGATTTCGCCGGTGGGGACCACCTGGCGCTTGGCGTCGGGGGCGAAGGCGTCGGCGCACACGGTGTCCACGGGCAGCAGGAGCTTCACGCCCTTGGCCGCGGCCTTGGCCACCATCTCGTTGGCGTAGTCCTCCCAGTCGGCCTCCAGCAGGCTGTCGCCCACCTTACCGCCCTTGGCGGCGGAGAAGGTGTAGGCCATGCCGCCGCCGATGATGATGGTGTCGGCGATCTCCAGCAGGTTGTTGATGACGCCGATCTTGGAGGAGACCTTGCTCCCGCCCAGGATGGCCACCAGGGGGCGCTTGGGGTTTGCCAGTGCGCCGCCGATGATCTCCAGCTCCTTCTGAATCAGGAAGCCGCTGACGGCGGGCAGGTAGTCGGCCACGCCCGCGGTGGAGGCGTGGGCGCGGTGCACGGCGCCGAAGGCGTCGGATACGTACACGTCGGCCATACCGGCCATGGCCTTGGCCAGCGCCGGGTCGTTCTTGGTCTCGCCCTTCTCAAAGCGGGTGTTCTCCAGCAGCATGATCTCGCCCGGCTTGAGGGCCGCGGCCTTGGCCTGGGCGTCGGGGCCCACCACGTCGGCGGCCATAATTACGCTTTTGCCCAGCAGCTCGCTCAGCCGCGCGGCCACGGGGGCCAGGCTCAGCTTGGGGTCGGGCCCCTCCTTGGGCTTGCCCAGATGGGAGCAGGCGATGACGGCGGCGTTCTGCTCCAGCAGGTATTGAATGGTGGGCAGGGCGGCCACGATGCGCTTGTCGTCGGTGATGGCGCCGGTGGCCTTGTCCTGGGGCACGTTGAAGTCGCAGCGCAGCAGCACCTTCTTGCCCGCCACGTCCACGTCCTTCACGGTCTTTTTGTCGTAGTTCATAGTGATTTCTCCCTTCTTACACATGCCATTTCGCCCTCCTGCAGCAGACCGGGGAAATTCCACTGCCGCAGAGCCTCGTATGCAAGGATTGCCACGGAGTTGGCCAGGTTCAGACACCGGGCCCCCTCCTGGATGGGGATACGGATACAGCGCTCGGCATGGGCGCGGCGCAGCGCCTCGGGCAGGCCCGCGGTCTCCTTGCCGAAGAGGAGCCAGCAGTCCGGCGCAAAGACGGCCTCGGTGTAGGGCCTGGGGGCCTTGGCCGTGGCCAGCCAGATGTCGCGGGCCCCCGTCTTGCCAAAGAAGTCCTCCAGGTTCTCGTACACCCGCAGATCCACCATATGCCAGTAGTCCAGCCCCGCCCGCTTGACCGCCTTGTCGCTGATGTCGAAGCCCAGGGGCT
It includes:
- the pgk gene encoding phosphoglycerate kinase, whose amino-acid sequence is MCKKGEITMNYDKKTVKDVDVAGKKVLLRCDFNVPQDKATGAITDDKRIVAALPTIQYLLEQNAAVIACSHLGKPKEGPDPKLSLAPVAARLSELLGKSVIMAADVVGPDAQAKAAALKPGEIMLLENTRFEKGETKNDPALAKAMAGMADVYVSDAFGAVHRAHASTAGVADYLPAVSGFLIQKELEIIGGALANPKRPLVAILGGSKVSSKIGVINNLLEIADTIIIGGGMAYTFSAAKGGKVGDSLLEADWEDYANEMVAKAAAKGVKLLLPVDTVCADAFAPDAKRQVVPTGEIPDGWQGLDIGPETVKLYCDAVKDAGTVIWNGPMGVFEFPAFAAGTEAVAQALSQTQAITIIGGGDSAAAVQQLGYADKMTHISTGGGASLEFMEGKELPGVACLLDK
- the eno gene encoding enolase → MKQIIEIVDVLGREILDSRGNPTVEVEVYLEDGTVGRAAVPSGASTGIYEACELRDGDKSRYLGKGVLTAVKNVNTDIAEALVGMNVLDQTSIDKTLIDLDGTPNKTKLGANAILGASLACAKAAAESLGTSLYNYIGGVNAKVLPVPMMNILNGGAHATNNVEIQEFMVMPVGACCFREALRMCAEVFHTLKSVLKENGTPAAGVGDEGGYAPNLKKDEDALKVIVTAIERAGFKPGEDFMIAIDAASSEWWNEEEQCYIQPKSGKKMTQQQLVNMWKKFADTYPIISLEDGMAETDWEGWAMLTKAIGDKVQLVGDDLFVTNTERLSTGIEKKVANSILIKVNQIGTLTETLDAIQMANRAGYTAIVSHRSGETEDATIADIAVAVNAGQIKTGAPSRTDRVAKYNQLLRIEEELGDVAQYLGRDAFFNLK
- a CDS encoding 2,3-bisphosphoglycerate-independent phosphoglycerate mutase; translation: MSKTPTTLIIMDGFGLRDEAEGNAVKNARTPNLDKIFAECPGCKLSASGLDVGLPEGQMGNSEVGHTNIGAGRVVFQDLPRISKDISDGGFFRNEAYTAAMDACKAEGSALHLMGLLSDGGVHSHNTHLYALLKMAKERGLDKVYIHCFLDGRDVPPSSGRDFVAALAATCAEIGVGRIATVMGRFYAMDRDKRWDRVQRAYDAMACAAAPFNPDPVDAVQKSYDAGVTDEFVEPVVCAENAKISQGDSVIFFNFRPDRAREITRCFVDPAFSDVERRRGFFPVHFVCTTEYDATMPNVSVAFPHHELVNTFGEYISRLGLTQLRIAETEKYAHVTFFFNGGQEKVFPGEERALIPSPKVPTYDLKPDMSAREVTEEAVRRIESGEYDVIILNFANCDMVGHTGVYEAARLAVETVDECVGRVVEATSGMGGVSLITADHGNAERMLDDDGVTPYTAHTTNLVPFYIVGANVALRDGRLADIAPTMLDLMGLEKPREMDGASLIEN
- the tpiA gene encoding triosephosphate isomerase, whose product is MNRRYRKTIIAGNWKMNKTLSETRAFAEELKPLLGKPKWCEVVLCVPYVNIPAAVRLFKECRVAIGAENCHYEANGAYTGEVSAEMLKELGVKYVIIGHSERRSYYNETDFTVNKKVHAALEAGLYPIVCVGESLEQRELGVTMDLISYQVKAALAGVPAEKMRHVVIAYEPLWAIGTGKTATADQAGEVCEAIRAVIRKLYGARVARSVTIQYGGSMNAKNAKELLSQPDVDGGLIGGAALKAPDFVQIVNAANQD
- the udk gene encoding uridine kinase; amino-acid sequence: MDIMIIGIAGGTGSGKTTLTRRLKERFGGDVSVIYHDNYYKSHSDMPYEERAKLNYDHPDAFETDRMIRDIEALRRGETIHCPTYDYTVHDRAEATVEIQPTKVVIVEGILIFENKRLRDLMDIKIFVDTDADVRILRRITRDVKERGRSLDSVVDQYLTTVKPMHEQFVEPSKRCSDIIVLEGGYNVVALDMIIQRVKSHVEGE
- a CDS encoding tRNA (uridine(34)/cytosine(34)/5-carboxymethylaminomethyluridine (34)-2'-O)-methyltransferase TrmL, with the protein product MLNIVLVEPEIPMNTGNIARTCAATRSRLHLVKPLGFDISDKAVKRAGLDYWHMVDLRVYENLEDFFGKTGARDIWLATAKAPRPYTEAVFAPDCWLLFGKETAGLPEALRRAHAERCIRIPIQEGARCLNLANSVAILAYEALRQWNFPGLLQEGEMACVRREKSL